A genomic region of Prionailurus viverrinus isolate Anna chromosome D4, UM_Priviv_1.0, whole genome shotgun sequence contains the following coding sequences:
- the MORN5 gene encoding MORN repeat-containing protein 5 isoform X1 has product MEYTGSQYIGEYVDGRMEGEAEYLLPTETKYVGEMKDGMFHGQGTLYFPNGSRYDAIWEKGLAVKGTYTFSDGLQYDAEHWHYCDGCDRRFYTEICYGLKPAGISQVTNMDPPRKIPEGCYDCGDGFYDPVTRIIKDYRNRFLRNADDDEHEWIIKTCRKGWDEIVGHRPKL; this is encoded by the exons GATGGAGGGCGAAGCCGAATACCTCCTCCCTACCGAAACAAAGTATGTTGGGGAAATGAAGGACGGCATGTTTCATGGCCAAGGAACCCTGTACTTCCCCAACGGGAGCCGCTATGATGCCATTTGGGAAAAGGGACTGGCCGTGAAG GGCACGTACACCTTCTCGGACGGGCTGCAGTACGATGCCGAGCACTGGCATTACTGCGACGGCTGTGACCGGAGGTTTTACACCGAGATCTGCTATGGCTTGAAGCCTGCAG GGATCTCTCAAGTCACCAATATGGACCCGCCTAGAAAAATCCCTGAAGGCTGTTACGATTGCGGAGATGGCTTCTATGACCCGGTCACAAGGATAATCAAAGACTATAGGAACCGCTTTTTGAGAAATGCAG ATGATGACGAGCACGAGTGGATCATCAAGACGTGTCGCAAGGGTTGGGACGAAATCGTGGGTCACCGACCCAAGCTGTGA